Proteins encoded together in one Thermococcus gammatolerans EJ3 window:
- a CDS encoding alpha-amylase/4-alpha-glucanotransferase domain-containing protein: MVKFIFGIHNHQPLGNFGWVFESAYERSYRPFMEALEDYPSMKVAVHYSGPLLEWLVENRPEHIDLLKSLVRKGQLEIVVAGFYEPVLAAIPKEDRIEQVRLLKDFAKKLGYEARGVWLTERVWQPELVKSLRQAGIEYVIVDDYHFMSAGLPKESLYWPYYTEDGGEVITVFPIDERLRYLIPFRPVGKTLDYLHSLDDGDESKVAVFHDDGEKFGVWPGTYEWVHEKGWLREFFDAVSSDDRIDLTLYSEYLKHFKPRGLVYLPIASYFEMSEWSLPAKQAKLFVEFVEELKRENKFDRYRVFVRGGIWKNFFFKYPESNYMHKRMLMVSKLVRDNPEARRFLLRAQCNDAYWHGVFGGIYLPHLRRAVWENIIRANSFVSTGSFVRDIDFDGRDEVFLENENFYAVFKPAYGGALFEFSSKRKAVNYNDVLARRWEHYHEVPESATPEDESGEGVASIHELGKRIPEDIKRELAYDDHMRAILQDHFFGRDVGLNDYYLSNYTELGDFLTGAYDFSIFEGGITLERDGIVSGSPARVAKSFRLTDNGFIVDYTVRSEAKALFGVELNLAVHSVMESPGEFEADSFEVKDPYGIGGLKIELDRKARVWKYPIKTLSQSESGWDFIQQGVSYTLLFPLEGELRFRLVFEEL; encoded by the coding sequence ATGGTCAAGTTTATCTTCGGGATACACAATCACCAGCCCCTCGGAAACTTCGGCTGGGTTTTTGAGAGTGCCTACGAGAGGTCATACAGGCCGTTCATGGAGGCACTTGAGGATTACCCCTCCATGAAGGTAGCCGTCCACTATTCGGGTCCCCTGCTTGAGTGGCTCGTCGAGAACAGGCCAGAGCACATTGACCTTCTCAAAAGCCTCGTCAGGAAAGGGCAGCTTGAGATAGTCGTCGCAGGCTTTTACGAGCCCGTTTTGGCGGCGATACCCAAGGAGGACAGGATAGAGCAGGTTAGACTTCTCAAGGACTTCGCGAAAAAGCTCGGCTACGAGGCAAGGGGCGTGTGGCTGACCGAAAGGGTCTGGCAGCCCGAACTCGTCAAGAGCCTCCGCCAGGCGGGCATAGAGTACGTCATAGTTGATGACTACCACTTCATGAGTGCTGGCCTTCCCAAGGAGAGCCTTTACTGGCCGTACTACACCGAGGACGGCGGCGAGGTCATAACGGTTTTCCCGATCGACGAGAGACTGCGATATCTAATCCCCTTCCGTCCTGTGGGGAAGACTCTCGACTACCTCCACTCTCTCGACGACGGTGATGAGAGCAAGGTGGCAGTTTTCCACGACGACGGTGAGAAGTTCGGGGTCTGGCCGGGAACCTACGAATGGGTTCACGAGAAGGGCTGGCTGAGGGAGTTCTTTGACGCCGTTTCGAGCGATGACCGGATAGACCTCACCCTTTACTCTGAGTACCTAAAGCACTTCAAACCGCGGGGCCTCGTTTACCTTCCGATAGCGTCCTACTTCGAGATGAGCGAATGGAGCCTCCCAGCAAAGCAGGCGAAGCTCTTCGTCGAGTTCGTCGAGGAGCTCAAGAGGGAGAACAAGTTCGACCGCTACCGCGTCTTCGTCAGGGGAGGAATCTGGAAGAACTTCTTCTTTAAGTATCCCGAGAGCAACTACATGCACAAGAGGATGCTCATGGTGAGCAAGCTGGTAAGGGACAACCCCGAGGCGAGGCGGTTCCTCCTCAGAGCTCAATGCAACGACGCCTACTGGCATGGAGTTTTCGGCGGAATATACCTCCCCCACCTGAGGAGGGCGGTCTGGGAGAACATCATAAGGGCCAACAGCTTCGTTTCCACTGGAAGCTTCGTCCGCGACATAGACTTCGACGGTAGAGATGAAGTTTTTCTCGAGAACGAAAACTTCTATGCCGTCTTCAAGCCAGCCTACGGGGGAGCACTCTTTGAGTTCAGCTCCAAGAGAAAGGCCGTAAACTACAACGACGTGCTCGCCAGGAGATGGGAGCACTACCATGAGGTTCCAGAGTCGGCAACCCCCGAGGACGAAAGCGGGGAGGGAGTTGCCAGCATCCACGAGCTCGGCAAAAGGATCCCGGAGGATATAAAGCGTGAGCTTGCCTACGATGATCACATGAGGGCAATATTGCAGGATCACTTCTTCGGTAGGGATGTGGGGCTAAACGATTACTACCTGAGTAATTACACCGAACTCGGGGACTTCCTCACCGGAGCCTACGACTTCTCGATCTTTGAGGGGGGCATCACCCTTGAGCGTGATGGTATAGTCTCTGGAAGCCCGGCGAGGGTTGCGAAGTCCTTCCGTCTCACAGATAACGGCTTCATTGTTGACTACACCGTGAGGAGTGAAGCCAAGGCGCTCTTCGGTGTCGAGTTGAACTTAGCGGTGCACAGCGTCATGGAAAGCCCCGGAGAATTCGAGGCGGATAGCTTTGAGGTAAAAGACCCCTACGGGATTGGAGGGCTCAAAATCGAGCTCGATAGGAAGGCAAGGGTGTGGAAGTACCCGATAAAGACCCTCAGCCAGAGCGAGAGCGGCTGGGACTTCATCCAGCAGGGTGTCAGCTACACTCTCCTCTTCCCGCTTGAGGGGGAGCTGAGGTTTAGGTTGGTGTTTGAGGAACTTTAA